A genomic region of Maledivibacter sp. contains the following coding sequences:
- a CDS encoding leucine-rich repeat domain-containing protein has translation MKKLISISIIGIMLISIFIPVYCEDEMISDSISEKKIIKFADSNLEAAIRTIINKPVGNILVDEVKDIKKLHASNKNISSLEGIEYLRSLQELLLKENNISDITPISELKNLRYLNLWKNNINDITPLKDITNLQQLDLDSNKITDIDSLKGLTNLRALRLGSNKLTDISPIHNLTNLEYLCLWSNHITNIEPLIDLEGLTELRLPYNEIQDIAPLANLKKLQTLNLNNNNIRDINPLSELTNLKALYMINNNVRNIDSLNNLKNMERLRFDDNHISTAKGLETLNNLKFLTLSKNQISDITSLKGMKKLEVLDLKNNRLMNIQVLSELNSLEKLFLDGNSIYNIISLSDNQKLITLSLSNNYLWDTRPLGLLVNLKYLNLSNNNIDNIESLKHLSSLRDLYVGHNHIEDIEGLKENTELKNLSIEDNNITRLDSITGLINLETLNMADNQVSDISYLNGNTNLKVLKIYDNPISDFSPLYELNNLEIIRTIDYKSPKAGITVEGSVTDFYNDQHKGSDTYITMIDLYGQNNKLTMDVTDEHGEFKIQGVFPGEYKIVFTKRGYKPLIMHRTIDLNNNEINAKLELDSQINWASKETERTVYNYKDGMEISDVEIVLQEKRLMEIEKFFDIKIKDKVNFYICTYPEEIYELAYDTKDYYALGTYKSSTNSLYTIGKAFDFHETCHVVEYGFNPNYNLPLGEGLAVYFGNYNIGFPMALNRPVDDLARELMIKGELKDIQTLFKGFNKGNDYIANGSLVTFLLKNYSHQQFKDLFKSLPNKPTQENIEGVFMTIYNKSTKEIQNEWLSYLKGRIN, from the coding sequence TTGAAAAAGTTAATATCCATATCAATAATTGGGATTATGCTAATCTCAATATTTATACCCGTATATTGTGAAGATGAAATGATTAGTGACTCAATATCGGAAAAGAAAATTATTAAATTTGCTGATTCAAATCTGGAGGCAGCAATTCGTACTATAATAAATAAGCCCGTAGGAAACATATTGGTTGATGAAGTAAAGGATATAAAAAAATTACATGCTTCAAATAAAAATATATCTAGCTTAGAGGGTATAGAATATCTAAGGAGTTTACAAGAATTATTGCTTAAGGAAAATAATATTTCAGACATTACACCTATTTCAGAACTCAAGAATCTTAGATACCTAAACCTGTGGAAAAATAATATTAATGATATTACACCTTTGAAAGATATTACCAATCTACAACAACTAGACCTGGATAGTAATAAAATAACGGATATTGATTCTTTAAAGGGATTAACCAATCTTAGGGCTTTAAGACTTGGTAGTAATAAATTAACTGATATTAGTCCTATACATAACCTAACAAATTTAGAGTATCTTTGCTTATGGTCTAATCATATAACGAATATTGAACCTTTAATCGATTTAGAAGGACTTACAGAACTTAGATTGCCCTATAATGAAATTCAAGATATAGCTCCATTAGCTAACCTAAAAAAATTACAGACTCTAAATTTGAATAATAATAATATAAGGGATATTAATCCTTTAAGTGAACTAACCAACCTCAAGGCACTTTATATGATTAATAATAATGTAAGAAATATAGATTCTTTGAATAATCTAAAAAATATGGAGAGGTTAAGATTTGATGATAACCATATTAGCACTGCAAAAGGGCTTGAGACATTAAATAATTTAAAATTTCTTACCCTATCAAAAAATCAAATTTCTGATATTACTTCATTGAAGGGAATGAAAAAGCTAGAGGTTTTAGATTTAAAAAATAATCGGTTGATGAATATACAGGTTTTATCAGAACTTAATTCCTTAGAAAAATTATTTTTAGATGGAAACAGTATTTATAATATTATTTCTTTAAGTGATAATCAAAAGCTTATTACTTTATCCCTGTCAAATAATTATTTATGGGATACAAGACCATTAGGACTGTTGGTAAATCTAAAATACTTAAATTTAAGCAACAACAATATAGACAATATTGAATCCTTAAAGCATTTATCAAGCCTTAGAGACCTATATGTAGGTCATAACCATATTGAGGATATAGAGGGTTTAAAAGAAAATACTGAGCTTAAGAATTTGTCAATTGAGGATAACAATATTACCAGATTGGATAGTATTACTGGCTTGATAAATTTAGAAACCCTAAATATGGCGGATAATCAGGTTTCAGATATAAGTTATTTAAATGGCAATACAAATTTAAAGGTTTTAAAGATATATGATAATCCAATATCTGATTTTAGTCCACTGTATGAGCTTAATAATCTAGAGATTATTAGAACTATTGATTATAAGTCCCCTAAAGCTGGAATTACTGTAGAAGGAAGTGTTACAGATTTTTATAATGATCAGCATAAGGGCTCGGATACATACATAACAATGATAGATTTATATGGACAAAATAATAAACTCACCATGGATGTAACCGATGAACATGGGGAATTTAAAATACAAGGAGTATTTCCAGGGGAATACAAGATAGTATTTACTAAAAGAGGATATAAACCTTTAATTATGCATAGGACTATTGATTTGAATAATAATGAAATCAATGCAAAATTAGAACTGGATTCACAAATAAACTGGGCAAGTAAGGAAACTGAAAGAACGGTATATAATTATAAGGATGGTATGGAGATATCAGATGTAGAAATAGTCCTTCAAGAAAAACGATTAATGGAAATTGAGAAGTTTTTTGATATCAAAATAAAAGATAAAGTCAATTTCTATATCTGTACATATCCAGAGGAAATATATGAGCTTGCATATGATACTAAGGATTATTATGCCCTTGGAACCTATAAATCAAGTACCAATTCATTATATACAATAGGTAAAGCCTTTGATTTCCATGAAACCTGTCACGTGGTGGAGTATGGATTCAATCCTAATTACAATTTACCCTTAGGAGAGGGCTTAGCAGTATATTTTGGTAACTACAATATTGGGTTTCCTATGGCTTTAAATAGACCTGTTGATGATTTAGCTAGGGAGCTTATGATAAAAGGCGAATTAAAGGATATACAGACGTTGTTTAAAGGATTTAATAAGGGAAATGATTATATAGCTAATGGGTCCCTAGTAACATTTCTATTGAAAAATTATTCCCATCAGCAGTTTAAAGATTTATTTAAGTCATTGCCAAATAAACCTACACAAGAAAATATAGAAGGTGTTTTTATGACCATATATAATAAATCAACTAAAGAAATACAAAATGAATGGTTAAGCTATTTAAAAGGTAGGATAAATTAA
- a CDS encoding folate family ECF transporter S component — protein sequence MKNDISTKARLFSTRILTRISLLIALNIILSRFLGVMLPIAGFPTIKISFSHVPLFLAGILYGPLAGFICGFVSDYIGSFISNGAGAFLPGLGFFFAISAGLVGMIPALIYKYTEKGIIDFYKINTIFILFVSACLLSIFYIKGILFSQNILVTILLFIVIIIFIFLPVMATKIFKRKNSLTSFQKIYFCINVSRIITSVFLNTFLLSILFGKGMFVFLPARILTNFIMIPMLSIATTILIDILRFQE from the coding sequence ATGAAAAATGACATTTCAACTAAAGCTAGATTGTTTTCAACTAGAATATTAACAAGAATAAGTTTACTTATAGCACTGAATATTATTTTATCTAGATTCTTAGGCGTTATGCTACCTATTGCGGGTTTTCCCACTATCAAGATTAGTTTTTCCCATGTTCCTTTATTTCTGGCGGGGATTCTATATGGCCCCCTTGCTGGTTTTATCTGTGGCTTTGTATCCGACTACATAGGCTCCTTTATATCCAATGGGGCAGGAGCGTTTCTTCCTGGTCTTGGATTCTTTTTCGCTATTTCTGCCGGATTGGTGGGAATGATTCCCGCCTTGATTTATAAATATACAGAAAAAGGAATCATAGACTTTTATAAAATAAATACGATTTTTATATTATTTGTTTCTGCTTGCTTGCTAAGTATTTTTTATATTAAGGGTATTCTTTTTTCTCAAAATATATTGGTTACTATTTTATTATTTATTGTGATCATAATATTTATTTTTCTTCCCGTGATGGCTACAAAAATATTTAAAAGGAAAAACTCCCTTACATCATTTCAAAAGATATATTTTTGTATAAATGTTTCTAGAATTATTACATCGGTGTTTTTGAATACCTTTTTACTATCAATACTGTTTGGTAAAGGTATGTTTGTTTTTCTGCCAGCCAGAATATTGACTAATTTTATAATGATACCTATGCTATCCATAGCAACTACAATATTGATAGATATTTTACGTTTTCAAGAATGA
- a CDS encoding LysR family transcriptional regulator has translation MTIKQLTYLIEIQKTSSFTGAAKNLYVSQGVISQSIKDLERELGFKIFNRTSKKLEITKQGYLVLCEAKKILNTVKNIKTIKRINTINSLKIKTFDFSPILDAFNAFAKKYESTKNTHLSLKISEYNEIISGVLEEECDLGILIFPYDSKYGKGKYLDDDLFEIIPLSIQQIYVKLRQNHPALEKANPLNELKNYKLVHFRNESYYPNTANEKLFIDSNNSIYINDKEARYKLVSSTNAYMMGMTQSAYYKEKYNLHEIEIDKHMVEIICFHRKNKALSNYTSEFIDLLSHKIASFLKT, from the coding sequence ATGACTATAAAACAATTAACTTATTTAATAGAAATACAAAAAACAAGTTCCTTCACTGGAGCTGCAAAGAATCTTTATGTATCACAAGGCGTAATTAGTCAGTCAATCAAGGATCTTGAAAGGGAACTTGGTTTTAAAATCTTTAATAGAACAAGTAAAAAGCTTGAGATAACAAAGCAGGGTTATCTGGTACTATGCGAAGCAAAAAAAATACTAAATACTGTGAAGAATATAAAGACCATCAAAAGAATCAATACTATCAACTCACTTAAAATAAAGACCTTTGATTTTTCACCTATTCTAGATGCCTTTAATGCATTTGCTAAAAAATATGAAAGCACAAAAAATACCCACCTATCTTTAAAAATAAGTGAGTATAACGAAATCATTAGTGGAGTGTTAGAAGAAGAATGTGACCTTGGTATATTGATTTTTCCCTACGACTCCAAATATGGTAAAGGTAAATATTTAGATGATGATCTATTTGAGATAATTCCCCTAAGTATACAGCAAATATATGTTAAGTTAAGACAAAACCATCCGGCACTTGAGAAAGCTAATCCTTTAAACGAGCTGAAAAACTATAAGCTTGTTCACTTTAGAAATGAATCCTATTATCCAAATACGGCAAATGAAAAGCTTTTTATTGATTCCAACAATAGTATCTATATCAACGATAAGGAAGCCAGATACAAGCTTGTATCATCCACAAACGCATATATGATGGGCATGACCCAAAGTGCATATTATAAAGAAAAATATAATCTACATGAGATTGAAATAGATAAGCATATGGTAGAAATTATATGCTTTCATAGGAAGAACAAAGCTCTAAGCAATTATACAAGTGAGTTTATAGATTTACTGTCCCATAAAATTGCATCATTCTTGAAAACGTAA